In the Micromonospora narathiwatensis genome, one interval contains:
- the lgt gene encoding prolipoprotein diacylglyceryl transferase translates to MTLAPMTPLAALPSPATAVWQLGPIPIRAYALCIIVGIVVACVVTEYRLRRRGVAPGAVLDIAVWAVPAGIVGARLYHVITSPEKYFGAGGEPLKAFAIWEGGLGIWGAVAGGALGAWIAARQLGIPLTVVADALAPGLPLAQAVGRLGNWFNNELYGGRTSLPWGLQVHVMDPDNPGHALRDDAGNPVLQPGLYQPTFLYEALWNVGVAALVYFLDRKLRFGRGRAFALYVMGYTAGRFWIEMMRTDEANHILGLRLNVWTAVLVFLGALAYFVRVRGPREYLIPLGTPATPVPPAGGDVSQVDLAAQETGPRKVVPEGYRVVNEEQFRAYQETGAVPDEEPPAADAVPEADVDEPTAADAEPRAEAGARTGAETGDEAPAAVRDRDS, encoded by the coding sequence GTGACCCTCGCCCCGATGACCCCACTGGCGGCCCTGCCCAGCCCCGCCACCGCCGTCTGGCAGCTCGGACCGATTCCGATCCGGGCGTACGCGCTCTGCATCATCGTCGGCATCGTGGTGGCCTGCGTGGTTACCGAGTACCGGCTGCGCCGGCGCGGTGTGGCCCCCGGCGCGGTGCTCGACATCGCCGTCTGGGCGGTGCCGGCCGGCATCGTCGGCGCCCGGCTCTACCACGTGATCACCTCGCCGGAGAAGTACTTCGGCGCCGGTGGCGAGCCGCTCAAGGCGTTCGCCATCTGGGAGGGCGGGCTCGGCATCTGGGGCGCGGTCGCCGGGGGCGCGCTCGGCGCCTGGATCGCCGCCCGCCAGCTCGGCATCCCGTTGACGGTGGTGGCCGACGCGCTGGCGCCGGGCCTGCCGCTGGCCCAGGCGGTCGGCCGGTTGGGCAACTGGTTCAACAACGAGCTGTACGGCGGCCGCACCAGCCTGCCCTGGGGCCTCCAGGTGCACGTGATGGATCCGGACAATCCCGGCCACGCGTTGCGCGACGACGCCGGGAACCCGGTCCTCCAGCCGGGCCTGTACCAGCCGACCTTCCTCTACGAGGCGCTCTGGAACGTCGGCGTCGCCGCCCTGGTCTACTTCCTCGACCGGAAGCTGCGGTTCGGCCGGGGCCGGGCGTTCGCGCTCTACGTGATGGGCTACACGGCGGGCCGGTTCTGGATCGAGATGATGCGCACCGACGAGGCCAACCACATCCTCGGCCTGCGGCTGAACGTGTGGACCGCGGTGCTGGTCTTCCTCGGCGCGCTGGCCTACTTCGTGCGGGTCCGTGGGCCGCGCGAGTACCTGATCCCGCTCGGCACCCCGGCCACCCCGGTCCCGCCCGCCGGCGGCGACGTGTCGCAGGTCGACCTCGCCGCCCAGGAGACCGGGCCGCGCAAGGTCGTCCCGGAGGGCTACCGGGTGGTGAACGAGGAGCAGTTCCGCGCGTACCAGGAGACCGGCGCGGTTCCCGACGAGGAGCCGCCGGCGGCCGACGCGGTCCCGGAGGCGGACGTCGACGAACCGACCGCGGCGGACGCCGAGCCCCGCGCCGAGGCGGGCGCCCGCACCGGTGCCGAGACGGGCGACGAGGCCCCGGCGGCGGTCCGCGACCGGGACAGTTGA
- the trpA gene encoding tryptophan synthase subunit alpha — translation MSRIGVAFDKARADGRAVLVGCMPAGFPSVEGSIAAMKAMVEAGVDVIEVEIPYSDPVMDGPVIQRASDIALAGGVRTRDTLRIIDAVAATGASVVTMTYWNPIEQYGVDAFARDLAAAGGTGLVTPDLIPEEAGEWLAASDAYGLDRTFLVSPSSTDARLKMTVEHCRGFVYATAIMGVTGARAQTSDAAPILVSRARAVTDLPVGVGLGVGTGAQAGTVAGYADAVIVGSALIRCLLDAPDQAAGLAALRALSAELAEGVRNPVR, via the coding sequence GTGAGCCGGATCGGGGTGGCCTTCGACAAGGCCCGCGCGGACGGTCGGGCCGTGCTGGTCGGCTGCATGCCGGCCGGGTTCCCGAGCGTCGAGGGCAGCATCGCCGCCATGAAGGCCATGGTCGAGGCGGGCGTGGACGTCATCGAGGTGGAGATCCCGTACTCCGATCCGGTGATGGACGGTCCGGTCATCCAGCGGGCCAGCGACATCGCCCTGGCCGGGGGCGTGCGTACCCGGGACACGCTGCGCATCATCGACGCGGTGGCGGCGACCGGCGCCTCCGTGGTCACCATGACCTACTGGAACCCGATCGAGCAGTACGGCGTCGACGCGTTCGCCCGCGACCTGGCCGCCGCCGGGGGCACCGGCCTGGTCACCCCGGATCTCATTCCCGAGGAGGCCGGCGAGTGGCTGGCCGCCTCCGACGCGTACGGGCTGGACCGGACGTTCCTGGTCTCCCCGTCGTCCACCGACGCGCGGCTGAAGATGACCGTCGAGCACTGCCGGGGCTTCGTCTACGCCACCGCGATCATGGGTGTCACCGGCGCCCGGGCGCAGACCTCCGACGCGGCGCCGATCCTGGTCTCCCGGGCGCGTGCGGTCACCGATCTGCCGGTCGGTGTCGGGCTGGGCGTGGGGACCGGCGCGCAGGCCGGCACCGTCGCCGGGTACGCCGACGCCGTCATCGTCGGCAGCGCGCTCATCCGCTGCCTGCTCGACGCCCCGGACCAGGCCGCCGGGCTGGCCGCGCTGCGCGCGCTGAGCGCCGAGCTGGCCGAGGGGGTCCGCAACCCGGTCCGCTGA
- a CDS encoding glutamate synthase subunit beta: protein MPDPNGFLRYDRRLPARRPVPVRIMDWREVYPPAGEELIREQATRCMDCGIPFCHSDTAGCPLGNRIPDWNDLVRTGDWDAAVDSLHATNNFPEFTGRLCPAPCEAACVLGLGGQQPVTIKQVEVEIADAAVARGGLRPRPAAAPTGKSVAVVGSGPAGLAAAQQLARAGHAVTVYERDDALGGLLRYGIPDFKLEKQHIDRRLAQLAAEGVVFRTGVNVGVDVTAERLRAEHDAVLLACGALQGRDTPETPGRALRGVHQAMEHLVAANRVVAAAGDGRPAPPRMPDGTLIDAAGKHVVIIGGGDTAADCLGVAHRQGAAGVHQLDRYPEPPAARDAARDPWPTWPWILRDYPAHEEGGERVFAAAVQEFVDDGTGQVRAVRIAEVTVEKRDGRRIVTVLPGSERELPADLVLLAIGFEGTEEQPLLDQFGVTRNARGAVDARPDWQTDADGVFVAGDMHRGASLIVWAIAEGRAAAAAIHAYLGGVGALPAPVDPAREPLAAR from the coding sequence GTGCCTGACCCGAACGGTTTCCTGCGCTACGACCGGCGGCTGCCGGCGCGCCGGCCGGTGCCGGTGCGGATCATGGACTGGCGCGAGGTGTACCCGCCGGCCGGCGAGGAGCTGATCCGCGAGCAGGCCACCCGCTGCATGGACTGCGGCATCCCGTTCTGCCACAGCGACACTGCCGGCTGCCCGCTCGGCAACCGCATCCCGGACTGGAACGACCTGGTCCGGACCGGTGACTGGGACGCCGCGGTGGATTCGCTGCACGCCACCAACAACTTTCCCGAGTTCACCGGCCGGCTCTGCCCGGCGCCCTGCGAGGCGGCCTGCGTACTCGGCCTCGGCGGGCAGCAGCCGGTCACCATCAAGCAGGTCGAGGTGGAGATCGCCGACGCGGCGGTGGCGCGCGGCGGGCTGCGTCCCCGCCCGGCGGCGGCCCCGACCGGGAAGTCGGTCGCCGTGGTCGGCTCCGGCCCGGCCGGGCTCGCCGCCGCGCAGCAACTGGCCCGCGCCGGACACGCCGTCACCGTGTACGAGCGGGACGACGCGCTCGGCGGCCTGCTCCGGTACGGCATCCCCGATTTCAAGCTGGAGAAGCAGCACATCGACCGGCGGCTGGCCCAGCTCGCCGCCGAGGGCGTGGTCTTCCGTACCGGGGTGAACGTGGGTGTCGACGTGACCGCCGAGCGGTTGCGTGCCGAGCACGACGCGGTGCTGCTGGCCTGCGGCGCGTTGCAGGGCCGGGACACCCCGGAGACGCCGGGCCGGGCGCTGCGCGGCGTACACCAGGCGATGGAGCATCTGGTGGCCGCCAACCGTGTGGTCGCCGCGGCGGGTGACGGGCGGCCCGCCCCGCCCAGGATGCCGGACGGCACCCTGATCGACGCGGCGGGTAAGCACGTCGTGATCATCGGCGGTGGCGACACCGCCGCCGACTGCCTCGGCGTGGCGCACCGGCAGGGCGCGGCGGGCGTGCACCAGCTCGACCGCTACCCCGAGCCGCCGGCCGCCCGGGACGCCGCCCGCGACCCGTGGCCCACCTGGCCGTGGATCCTGCGCGACTACCCGGCCCACGAGGAGGGCGGCGAGCGGGTCTTCGCCGCGGCGGTGCAGGAGTTCGTCGACGACGGCACCGGCCAGGTGCGGGCGGTACGGATCGCCGAGGTGACCGTGGAGAAGCGGGACGGCCGGCGGATCGTCACCGTGCTGCCCGGCTCCGAGCGGGAGCTGCCGGCCGACCTGGTGCTGCTGGCCATCGGCTTCGAGGGCACCGAGGAGCAGCCGCTGCTGGACCAGTTCGGGGTGACCCGCAACGCCCGGGGCGCGGTCGACGCCCGCCCCGACTGGCAGACCGACGCCGACGGCGTCTTCGTCGCCGGGGACATGCACCGGGGCGCGTCGCTGATCGTCTGGGCGATCGCCGAGGGGCGGGCCGCCGCGGCGGCGATCCACGCGTACCTCGGCGGGGTGGGTGCCCTGCCCGCGCCGGTGGACCCGGCCCGGGAGCCGCTCGCCGCCCGCTGA
- a CDS encoding GNAT family N-acetyltransferase has translation MDVVRADVLDRLERFYDAVPRDGARVEEYGALVLFVRDGAGWPFYARPRRDATTPPALADVTAVRARQRELGLPEAFEWVHETTPDLLAVARSAGLSVLEAPLMVLDPDRLPDPATLSDVPVRVLDPTDPGFPADVAARRAVAAVGFSNGGTGRGEAGPAERDAAVPRLDVAALDEEAVRIADGRRISVVAETPDQGPLASGMAMRVGDAAEIAGVATLPAARRRGLGAAITATLARELRAAGTDLVFLSAGSEEIARVYLRVGFRRVGTACIAEPAALVG, from the coding sequence GTGGATGTCGTACGCGCTGACGTACTCGACCGGTTGGAGCGCTTCTACGACGCGGTGCCCCGGGACGGCGCCCGTGTCGAGGAGTACGGCGCTCTGGTGCTCTTCGTCCGGGACGGCGCCGGCTGGCCGTTCTACGCCCGCCCCCGGCGGGACGCGACCACGCCGCCCGCGCTGGCCGACGTGACCGCCGTCCGGGCCCGGCAACGGGAGCTGGGCCTGCCGGAGGCGTTCGAGTGGGTGCACGAGACCACCCCCGACCTGCTGGCGGTGGCCCGCTCGGCGGGGCTGTCCGTGCTGGAGGCGCCGCTGATGGTGCTGGACCCGGACCGCCTGCCCGACCCGGCGACGCTCAGCGACGTACCGGTGCGGGTCCTCGACCCGACCGACCCCGGCTTTCCGGCGGACGTGGCGGCCCGGCGGGCCGTCGCGGCGGTCGGCTTTTCCAACGGCGGCACCGGGCGGGGCGAGGCCGGTCCGGCCGAGCGGGACGCCGCCGTGCCCCGGCTGGACGTGGCCGCCCTGGACGAGGAGGCCGTCCGGATCGCCGACGGGCGACGGATCTCCGTGGTCGCCGAGACGCCGGACCAGGGCCCGCTGGCCAGCGGGATGGCGATGCGGGTCGGCGACGCGGCGGAGATCGCCGGGGTGGCCACCCTCCCGGCGGCCCGCCGGCGCGGCCTCGGCGCGGCGATCACCGCCACCCTCGCCCGCGAACTGCGCGCCGCCGGCACCGACCTGGTCTTCCTCTCCGCCGGCAGCGAGGAGATCGCCCGGGTCTACCTGCGGGTCGGCTTCCGTCGGGTCGGTACCGCCTGCATCGCCGAGCCCGCCGCCCTGGTCGGCTGA
- a CDS encoding NUDIX hydrolase produces the protein MSALIWAVAAVVTDQAGRVLLCRRSGGGRRWALPGGRLRRDESPLPAAAREIRAETGWQVELVDLVGLYRLGDPGTSPPPPGRCGPPPDVLVHVFRARARGDGPAGTPVGGCQLGWHPPDALPETLTPITRAALADALAGRSGLLREAPPETVPTVQDGAAGSIGGGGAPPGQRTADPFGTGQGPRLIGGVSEGR, from the coding sequence ATGAGCGCGCTCATCTGGGCGGTCGCCGCGGTGGTCACGGACCAGGCCGGTCGGGTGCTGCTCTGCCGGCGCTCCGGAGGCGGCCGGCGCTGGGCGTTGCCGGGCGGGCGGCTGCGCCGCGACGAGAGCCCACTCCCGGCGGCGGCACGCGAGATCCGCGCGGAGACCGGCTGGCAGGTCGAGCTGGTCGACCTGGTGGGCCTGTACCGCCTCGGCGACCCCGGCACCTCCCCGCCGCCGCCCGGCCGCTGCGGGCCACCGCCGGACGTGCTGGTGCACGTGTTCCGCGCCCGGGCCCGCGGCGACGGGCCCGCCGGCACCCCGGTCGGCGGCTGTCAGCTGGGCTGGCACCCCCCGGACGCGCTCCCCGAGACGCTGACCCCGATCACCCGCGCCGCCCTCGCCGACGCCCTCGCCGGCCGGTCGGGGCTGCTACGGGAAGCGCCACCGGAAACCGTGCCGACCGTCCAGGACGGCGCAGCGGGCTCGATCGGGGGCGGGGGCGCGCCACCCGGACAGCGGACCGCCGACCCGTTCGGGACCGGCCAGGGGCCCCGCCTGATCGGCGGTGTCTCGGAAGGGCGGTGA
- the gltB gene encoding glutamate synthase large subunit, which produces MAFPYPLSPRPAPQKTGLYDPVHEHDACGVAFVADLHGRRSHGVVAHGLAALCRLDHRGARGAEHNTGDGAGIMIQVPDAFLRAVADFPLPPVGQYATGLVFLPDDDAAEARARLVVEKYALVEGAAVLGWREVPTDPSGLGETALAAMPRVRQLFLAARRLTASPAGPAGSPLTGLDLDRVAFCVRKQAERETAERGVPAYFPSLSARTMVWKGMLTPDQLPAFYPELTDERVVSAVALVHSRFSTNTFPSWPLAHPYRFIAHNGEINTIRGNRNWMQAREALLRSPDLPGNIRRVFPVCTPDASDSANFDEVLELLHLAGRSLPHAVLMMIPEAWENDHDMRADKRAFYRFHASLMEPWDGPASVAFTDGEIVGAVLDRNGLRPGRWWRTADGLVVLGSEAGVLDLDPATVVAKGRLQPGKMFLVDTVAGRIVHDDEIKTELAAARPYGEWLHAGLIELDELPPREHIVYTHDSVRRRQQTFGYTEEELKILLAPMARSGAEPIGSMGTDTPIAPLSTRPRLLYDYFHQLFAQVTNPPLDAIREELVTSLASTIGPEGNLLDPGPASCRQIVLPYPVIDNDELAKILSIDEDGDLPGFKAVRVSGLYRIREGAKGIKARLTEICRHVSEAIEDGVRILVLSDRDSNADLAPIPSLLLTAAVHQHLVREQTRTQVALIVESGDCREVHHAAVLIGYGAAAVNPYLAFESVEDMISTGSLVGVDPEKAVRNYVKALGKGVLKIMSKMGISTVSSYCGAQVFEAVGLDTRLVERYFRGTPSTIGGIGLAEVHAEVAARHALAWPAPGAQPSARLEVGGEYQWRREGELHLFNPETVFLLQHATRSRQYDVFRRYTAKVDELAARAGSLRGLFTLRTGVRPPVPLDEVEPAAEIVKRFATGAMSYGSISAEAHETLAIAMNRLGGKSNTGEGGEDVERLHDPQRRSAVKQIASGRFGVTSEYLVNADDLQIKMAQGAKPGEGGQLPGNKVWPWIARTRHATPGVGLISPPPHHDIYSIEDLAQLVHDLKCVNPAARVHVKLVSEVGVGTVAAGVAKLKADVILISGHDGGTGASPLNSLKHAGTPWELGLAEAQQTLLLNRLRDRVTVQVDGQLKTGRDVLVAALLGAEEFGFATAPLIVEGCVMMRVCHLDTCPVGIATQNPVLRERFTGKPEFVENFFLFLAEEVRGYLAELGLRSVEEAIGQTELLDVTPAIDHWKGHGLDLGRVLHLPELPEGAARRGIRAQDHGLELALDNQLIALAEPALRKAASRAEAADVEPVRAVVAVRNEHRSVGAMLGGEVTRRFGGVGLPSDTIEFLLRGTAGQSFGAFLPPGVTLRLHGDANDYVGKGLSGGRIIVRPDPAAPFADGAARPGERAEDQIIAGNTILYGATGGELFLRGRVGERFAVRNSGAVAVVEGVGDHGCEYMTGGTVVVLGPTGRNFAAGMSGGTAFVHRLDRRLVNAELVDLSPLRDEERDVLHDLVQRHFAETDSAVAGELLKRWPEAVEEFTTVVPRDYRRVLEIMRAAEAAGHNVDDAVMSALAAPAAAESQSAPSDASASQSAPSDASASQSVSSDASASQSVPSDASTPVPPAPRAVAQEVARA; this is translated from the coding sequence GTGGCCTTTCCGTACCCTCTCAGCCCGCGGCCGGCCCCCCAGAAGACGGGGCTCTACGACCCCGTCCACGAGCACGACGCCTGCGGGGTGGCCTTCGTGGCCGACCTGCACGGCCGCCGCTCGCACGGGGTGGTCGCGCACGGTCTCGCGGCGCTCTGCCGGTTGGACCACCGAGGCGCCCGGGGCGCGGAGCACAACACCGGTGACGGCGCCGGGATCATGATCCAGGTGCCGGACGCGTTCCTGCGCGCGGTCGCCGACTTTCCGCTGCCGCCCGTCGGCCAGTACGCCACCGGCCTGGTCTTCCTCCCCGACGACGACGCGGCCGAGGCCCGGGCCCGCCTGGTGGTGGAGAAGTACGCCCTGGTCGAGGGGGCGGCGGTCCTCGGCTGGCGGGAGGTGCCCACCGACCCGAGCGGCCTCGGCGAGACCGCCCTGGCGGCGATGCCCCGGGTCCGGCAGTTGTTCCTCGCCGCGCGGCGGCTCACCGCCTCGCCCGCCGGCCCGGCGGGCTCCCCGCTCACCGGGCTCGACCTCGACCGGGTGGCGTTCTGCGTACGCAAGCAGGCCGAGCGGGAGACCGCCGAGCGGGGCGTACCCGCGTACTTCCCGTCGCTGTCCGCCCGGACCATGGTCTGGAAGGGCATGCTCACCCCCGACCAGCTGCCCGCGTTCTATCCCGAGCTGACCGACGAGCGGGTGGTCAGCGCGGTCGCCCTGGTGCACTCGCGGTTCTCCACCAACACCTTCCCGTCCTGGCCGCTGGCCCACCCGTACCGGTTCATCGCCCACAACGGCGAGATCAACACGATCCGCGGCAACCGGAACTGGATGCAGGCCCGAGAGGCCCTGCTCCGGAGCCCCGACCTCCCCGGCAACATCCGCCGGGTCTTCCCGGTCTGCACCCCCGACGCCTCCGACTCGGCCAACTTCGACGAGGTCCTCGAACTGCTGCACCTGGCCGGGCGGAGCCTGCCGCACGCGGTGCTCATGATGATCCCCGAGGCGTGGGAGAACGATCACGACATGCGCGCCGACAAGCGCGCCTTCTACCGCTTCCACGCCAGCCTGATGGAGCCCTGGGACGGCCCCGCCTCGGTCGCCTTCACCGACGGGGAGATCGTCGGCGCGGTGCTGGACCGCAACGGCCTGCGTCCCGGCCGCTGGTGGCGCACCGCCGACGGCCTGGTGGTGCTGGGCAGCGAGGCGGGCGTGCTCGACCTCGACCCGGCCACCGTGGTCGCCAAGGGCCGCCTCCAGCCCGGGAAGATGTTCCTGGTCGACACCGTCGCCGGCCGGATCGTGCACGACGACGAGATCAAGACGGAGCTGGCCGCCGCCCGGCCGTACGGCGAGTGGCTGCACGCCGGCCTCATCGAGCTGGACGAGCTGCCGCCGCGCGAGCACATCGTCTACACCCACGACTCGGTACGCCGCCGGCAGCAGACCTTCGGCTACACCGAGGAGGAGCTGAAGATCCTGCTCGCCCCGATGGCCCGCAGCGGCGCGGAGCCGATCGGCTCGATGGGCACGGACACCCCGATCGCCCCGCTGTCCACCCGGCCGCGGCTGCTCTACGACTACTTCCACCAGCTCTTCGCCCAGGTCACCAACCCGCCGCTGGACGCCATCCGGGAGGAACTGGTGACCAGCCTGGCGTCGACCATCGGGCCGGAGGGCAACCTGCTCGACCCGGGTCCGGCGAGCTGCCGGCAGATCGTGTTGCCCTATCCGGTGATCGACAACGACGAGCTGGCCAAGATCCTCTCCATCGACGAGGACGGCGACCTGCCCGGCTTCAAGGCGGTCCGGGTCTCCGGCCTCTACCGGATCCGGGAGGGCGCGAAGGGCATCAAGGCCCGGCTCACCGAGATCTGCCGGCACGTCTCCGAGGCGATCGAGGACGGCGTGCGGATCCTGGTGCTCTCCGACCGGGACTCCAACGCCGACCTGGCCCCGATCCCGTCGCTGCTGCTCACCGCGGCGGTGCACCAGCACCTGGTCCGCGAGCAGACGCGTACCCAGGTGGCGCTGATCGTGGAGTCCGGCGACTGCCGCGAGGTGCACCACGCGGCCGTGCTGATCGGGTACGGCGCGGCGGCGGTCAACCCGTACCTGGCCTTCGAGTCGGTGGAAGACATGATCTCCACCGGGTCCCTGGTTGGCGTCGATCCGGAGAAGGCGGTCCGCAACTACGTCAAGGCGCTCGGCAAGGGCGTCCTGAAGATCATGTCGAAGATGGGCATCTCGACGGTCTCGTCGTACTGCGGCGCGCAGGTGTTCGAGGCGGTCGGCCTGGACACCCGACTGGTCGAACGCTACTTCCGGGGCACCCCGAGCACGATCGGCGGCATCGGGCTGGCCGAGGTCCACGCCGAGGTGGCCGCCCGGCACGCCCTGGCCTGGCCGGCCCCCGGCGCACAGCCGTCCGCCAGGTTGGAGGTCGGCGGCGAGTACCAGTGGCGCCGCGAGGGCGAGCTGCACCTGTTCAACCCGGAGACGGTCTTCCTGCTCCAGCACGCCACCCGCAGCCGCCAGTACGACGTATTCCGTCGGTACACCGCGAAGGTCGACGAGCTGGCCGCCCGGGCCGGCTCGCTGCGCGGCCTGTTCACCCTGCGCACCGGCGTACGCCCACCGGTGCCGCTGGACGAGGTGGAGCCGGCCGCCGAGATCGTGAAGCGGTTCGCCACCGGCGCCATGTCGTACGGGTCGATCTCGGCGGAGGCGCACGAGACCCTCGCGATCGCGATGAACCGGCTCGGTGGCAAGTCCAACACCGGCGAGGGCGGCGAGGACGTCGAGCGGCTGCACGACCCGCAGCGCCGCTCGGCGGTCAAGCAGATCGCCAGCGGCCGGTTCGGCGTGACGAGTGAATACCTGGTCAACGCCGACGACCTCCAGATCAAGATGGCCCAGGGCGCCAAGCCGGGCGAGGGCGGCCAGCTCCCCGGCAACAAGGTCTGGCCGTGGATCGCGCGTACCCGGCACGCCACCCCGGGGGTCGGCCTGATCTCCCCGCCGCCGCACCACGACATCTACTCCATCGAGGACCTGGCCCAGCTCGTACACGACCTCAAGTGCGTCAACCCGGCCGCCCGGGTGCACGTCAAGCTGGTCAGCGAGGTCGGCGTGGGCACCGTCGCGGCCGGCGTCGCCAAGCTCAAGGCCGACGTCATCCTGATCTCCGGGCACGACGGCGGCACCGGCGCCTCCCCGCTCAACTCGCTCAAGCACGCCGGCACCCCGTGGGAGCTTGGCCTGGCCGAGGCGCAGCAGACCCTGCTGCTCAACAGGCTCCGCGACCGGGTCACCGTGCAGGTCGACGGCCAGCTCAAGACCGGCCGGGACGTGCTCGTCGCGGCGCTGCTCGGCGCGGAGGAGTTCGGCTTCGCCACCGCCCCGCTGATCGTCGAGGGCTGCGTGATGATGCGGGTCTGCCACCTGGACACCTGCCCGGTCGGCATCGCCACCCAGAACCCGGTGCTGCGGGAGCGTTTCACCGGCAAGCCGGAGTTCGTGGAGAACTTCTTCCTCTTCCTCGCCGAGGAGGTCCGGGGCTACCTCGCCGAGCTGGGCCTGCGCAGCGTCGAGGAGGCGATCGGGCAGACCGAGCTGCTCGACGTCACCCCGGCCATCGATCACTGGAAGGGCCACGGGCTCGACCTCGGCCGGGTGCTGCACCTGCCCGAGCTGCCCGAGGGCGCGGCCCGGCGTGGCATCCGGGCCCAGGACCACGGCCTGGAGCTGGCCCTGGACAACCAGCTCATCGCCCTGGCCGAGCCGGCGCTGCGAAAGGCGGCTTCCCGGGCGGAGGCGGCCGACGTCGAACCGGTCCGGGCCGTGGTGGCGGTCCGCAACGAGCACCGCAGCGTCGGCGCGATGCTCGGCGGCGAGGTGACCCGCCGGTTCGGCGGCGTCGGCCTGCCCAGCGACACCATCGAGTTCCTGCTGCGCGGCACCGCCGGTCAGTCCTTCGGCGCGTTCCTGCCGCCCGGGGTGACCCTGCGGCTGCACGGCGACGCCAACGACTACGTCGGCAAGGGCCTCTCCGGCGGGCGGATCATCGTCCGTCCGGACCCGGCCGCGCCCTTCGCGGACGGCGCGGCCCGGCCGGGGGAGCGGGCCGAGGACCAGATCATCGCCGGCAACACCATCCTGTACGGGGCCACCGGCGGCGAGTTGTTCCTGCGCGGCCGGGTCGGCGAGCGGTTCGCGGTACGCAACTCCGGCGCGGTGGCCGTCGTAGAGGGCGTCGGCGACCACGGCTGCGAGTACATGACCGGCGGCACGGTGGTGGTGCTCGGGCCGACCGGACGCAACTTCGCCGCCGGCATGTCCGGTGGCACCGCGTTCGTGCACCGGCTCGACCGGCGGCTGGTCAACGCCGAACTGGTCGACCTGTCGCCGCTGCGCGACGAGGAGCGGGACGTGCTGCACGACCTCGTCCAGCGGCACTTCGCCGAGACCGACTCGGCGGTCGCCGGGGAGTTGCTGAAGCGTTGGCCGGAGGCGGTGGAGGAGTTCACCACCGTGGTGCCCCGGGACTACCGCCGGGTGCTGGAGATCATGCGGGCCGCCGAAGCCGCCGGCCACAACGTCGACGACGCGGTGATGAGCGCACTGGCGGCGCCAGCCGCCGCAGAATCACAGTCGGCGCCGTCCGACGCGTCGGCATCACAGTCGGCGCCGTCCGACGCGTCGGCATCACAGTCGGTGTCGTCCGACGCGTCGGCATCACAGTCGGTGCCGTCCGACGCGTCTACGCCGGTGCCGCCCGCCCCCCGGGCGGTCGCCCAGGAGGTGGCTCGTGCCTGA
- a CDS encoding FAD-dependent oxidoreductase, with the protein MRTAVVVGAGLGGLAVAGALARSGWRVTLLERTDRVRPEPTAVVLWPNGVRALRALGLGAGLDAIATPLPDGGVRRPDGHWLVQPRPTPAERMPVVVHREDLHDALIAGLGDQVELRTGVTVRSVRAVSGERPAVGDGRHTVTADLVVAADGTDSEIRRQLAPEAAVVSSGCAAWRAVIPWYRVPQLAVDQPVFGETLGAGYRFVAASLGERGTAGASRRGGIYWVATAAGAPRPEPPETQLALLKRWYAGWPAPIAELLAATDPADLVQQEIRELRPLPRAYGFPAGPGGVVLLGDAAHAMPPHLGQGACLAFEDAATLTALLRESRLPDAVAAYDRLRRPRAATMVRQTRRMSAVLQTRGRLALRARDAALGTISPRLRNTAASAAASWQPPT; encoded by the coding sequence ATGCGTACCGCGGTGGTGGTCGGCGCCGGCCTCGGTGGCCTGGCGGTGGCCGGTGCGCTGGCCCGCTCCGGGTGGCGGGTCACCCTCCTCGAACGGACCGACCGGGTCCGCCCGGAGCCGACCGCCGTCGTGCTCTGGCCCAACGGGGTACGCGCGCTGCGCGCCCTCGGCCTCGGCGCCGGGCTGGACGCGATCGCCACCCCGCTCCCCGACGGCGGGGTACGCCGCCCCGACGGGCACTGGCTGGTGCAGCCCCGCCCCACCCCGGCCGAGCGGATGCCGGTGGTGGTGCACCGGGAGGACCTGCACGACGCGCTCATCGCCGGCCTGGGCGACCAGGTGGAGCTGCGTACCGGAGTGACCGTGCGGAGCGTGCGGGCGGTCTCCGGGGAGCGCCCGGCGGTCGGTGACGGTCGGCACACCGTGACCGCCGATCTGGTGGTCGCGGCCGACGGCACCGACAGCGAGATCCGCCGGCAGCTCGCGCCGGAGGCGGCGGTGGTCAGCTCCGGCTGCGCCGCCTGGCGGGCCGTCATCCCCTGGTACCGGGTCCCGCAGCTCGCCGTCGACCAGCCGGTGTTCGGGGAGACGCTGGGCGCCGGCTACCGCTTCGTGGCCGCCTCGCTGGGCGAGCGGGGCACCGCGGGCGCCTCTCGCCGGGGCGGCATCTACTGGGTGGCCACCGCCGCCGGCGCGCCCCGCCCGGAGCCGCCGGAGACCCAGCTCGCCCTGCTCAAGCGCTGGTACGCGGGCTGGCCCGCGCCGATCGCCGAGCTGCTCGCCGCCACCGACCCGGCCGACCTGGTGCAGCAGGAGATCCGCGAGCTGCGCCCGCTGCCCCGGGCGTACGGCTTCCCGGCCGGGCCGGGCGGGGTGGTGCTGCTCGGCGACGCCGCGCACGCCATGCCGCCGCACCTCGGGCAGGGCGCCTGCCTCGCCTTCGAGGACGCGGCCACGCTCACCGCGCTGCTGCGCGAGTCCCGGCTGCCCGACGCGGTGGCCGCGTACGACCGGCTGCGCCGGCCCCGCGCGGCGACCATGGTGCGGCAGACCCGGCGGATGTCGGCCGTCCTGCAGACCCGGGGCCGGCTGGCGCTGCGGGCCCGCGACGCCGCCCTCGGCACGATCAGCCCCCGGCTGCGCAACACGGCCGCCTCGGCCGCCGCTTCCTGGCAACCGCCCACCTGA